The genomic interval TTCCCCTGAACGCTGGCCAACGCGTCCGCCAGCCCACGGGAAACACTCGGTGCCCGTCCAGCTAACCGCATTCCCGTGGGCATCTACCATCCCTACCTGGCGGAGCTGGCGGCCTTCATCCTGGCGCAGCACTATGCGCAGGGCTTCCTCGGCCGTAGCCCCGTTCGCCATCAGCTCCAGCCCCTTCAGCGCATAGTCCAGCTCGGCAAAACTCTGCGTGGCCACCGCCCCAACGCCTGCCCGGGCCCACGGAACAATCGGCCGCACATTAGGAAATTTTGACTGCACCGCTACGCCCAGCTCACCCGTCTCCGGATCATATCCCACAATCGAAAACGTCGCCACCAGCGGTGTCCGGTCGCCCGCCGACTGTACGGGTATCAGCATGAAGGCAAGCGCGCTCAGCAATATCCCGGATAGTCGTAGCCTGTCGCGCACACGCATCATGGCGTCATTTTTGCTTTAAAAACAAGCGGTTAGTCTCCCCAATACAAAAGATCGGGGTTTGCCCATAAAAAGTCCAGCGTCAAACTTTGGCGATGCCGCTGCGTTGGTGATCTGAACGTAAACTTCGCTTGCCGTCATGCAACGTACGCTGTTACTGCTGGGACTCACGCTGGGGCTGGTATCTTCCCTTCGGGCGCAGGAAGACTATACGTTTCGCATTGCGGCTGTCAAGTACGGAGGTGGTGGCGACTGGTATCAGGCCGTCTCCCCCCTACCTAATCTGCTACGCTACGTGCGTGCGCACACCCATATCGACGTAGCTCCCCAGGCCGATGTGGTCGAATTGAGCAGTGATCGGATTTTTAACTATCCTTTTCTATTCCTGACCGGACATGGCAACATCGTGCTCACCGACGATGAAGCCCGCCGACTCCGTCGCTATCTGGAAAATGGTGGCTTTCTCTACATCGACGACGATTACGGGCTCGATCCGTACATCCGTCGTGAGATGAAAAAAGTCTTCCCGGAGCAGGAGTTTGTCGAACTGCCCTTTAGTCATCCGATCTATCACATTCACTTCGACTTTCCTAATGGACTGCCCAAAATCCACGAACACGACGGCAAGCCCCCCCAGGGCTTTGGTCTGTTCCACAATGGCCAACTGGTGGTCTTCTACACCTATGAAACGAACATCAGCGACGGCTGGGAGGCACCGTCGGTGCACGGCGATCCGCCGGAGAAGCGGGAAGCAGCACTGCGCATGGGCACCAACATTCTCGTCTATGCCCTGACCCGACTCCAACCACCAACCTGAGGAGGAGCTTATGCGGATCGGACTGGTGCTATTGCTGACGGTTGCTGGTGTGTTGTATCTGTACAACCCAAAACCTCAAGCCTTTCAGGAATACGTGCAAAATCAAGTCGCTGCACACCCGCAGCAAGAGCTGGGAGGCTCGGTCATCGGTCGGGCCTTTGCGGGAACCAGTGCCGAGCTGGCGGCCGTGCTTTCCCGAAAGGCCGCACGTCGCGATAACTACTACTTCTGGAGCATTTACACCGTCGATCCCGATGGTGACGATGGCGAGCAGGACTACTGGCGGTTTCTGGGCATTGGCGGGCAGTTCTTTCTGATTGAGCGTCCCAAACGCTGACGCAATTTTTCGTACCGGGGCTCCCCAACCGGCTCGGTATTTTTTGTATTTTGCCGGCGGGCCCCTGGACCATCACCGAGACGAACCATGTCGGTACTGGAAACGCAGGATCCAGAAGTTTTTCAGGCAATCCAGAAGGAAGTCGAGCGCCAGAACAACGGGTTGGAACTGATCGCTTCGGAGAATTTCGTGTCGCGGGCTGTGCTGGAGGCCATGGGTTCTCCCCTGACGAACAAGTATGCCGAGGGCCTGCCCGGGAAGCGTTATTACGGTGGGTGTGAGTACGTGGACCTTGTAGAAGAGCTGGCAAGGGAGCGCGCCCGTAAACTTTTCCGATGCGAATGGGTCAACGTGCAGCCTCACTCAGGGGCACAGGCCAATGCGGCGGTATATCTGGCCACGCTCAAGCCCGGCGATACCTTTCTGGGGCTCGACCTGGCGCACGGCGGCCACCTGACGCATGGCAGCCCGGTCAATTTCTCCGGCATGCTTTACCATGCAGAATACTATGGGGTCGAAAAAGATGGACCACTGGCAGGCCGCATCGACATGGATAAGGTGCGCGACAAGGCTCGTAAGGTGCGGCCCAAGCTCATTTCTATCGGAGCCAGTGCCTACCCGCGCGATTTCGACTACAAAGCCTTTCGAGAAATTGCCGACGAGGTGGGCGCGCTGCTGTGGATGGATATGGCGCATACAGCCGGCTTAATTGCAGCGGGGGTGCTGAACGATCCGATGCCTTATGCCCACATCGTCACTACCACCACGCACAAGACGCTGCGGGGCCCCCGCGGCGGGATGATTCTGATCGGACGCGATTTCGACAACCCGTTCGGTATCCGGGCGCCCAAAAGTGGTCGGCTCAAAAAAATGAGCGAAGTGCTGGACTCGGCCGTTTTCCCGGGCACGCAGGGAGGGCCACTCATGCACGTAATCGCCGCAAAGGCCGTCTCCTTGGGCGAGGCCCTCAAGCCGGCGTTCAAGACCTACGCCGCGCAGGTCGTGCGCAACGCCAAGGCGATGGCCGAAGCCTTCCTGGAGCGCGGCTACCATCTGGTCTCCGGCGGCACCGACAATCACCTGGTCCTGATTGACCTGCGCAACAAAGGGTTGACCGGCAAAGAAGCAGAAACTTTACTGGGCGAGGCGGGCATCACCGTTAACAAGAATATGGTGCCTTACGACGACAAAAGCCCCTTTGTCACCAGCGGTATTCGTATCGGAACGCCGGCCATGACGACCCGGGGTTTCAAGGAAGAAGAATTTCGTCAGGTAGTGGACTGGATCGATCAGGTACTCACGCACCCGCGCGACGAAGCGCTGCGGCGTCGGATCCGGCAGGAGGTAGAGGCGCTATGCCGACAGTTTCCACTGTACGACTTCGTGGTCGCCTGAAGCGGAACGCATGGGCCTGTTTGGGGTTTTCAGAGCGACAAAGTCTTTGAAG from Rhodothermus sp. carries:
- a CDS encoding DUF4159 domain-containing protein; the encoded protein is MQRTLLLLGLTLGLVSSLRAQEDYTFRIAAVKYGGGGDWYQAVSPLPNLLRYVRAHTHIDVAPQADVVELSSDRIFNYPFLFLTGHGNIVLTDDEARRLRRYLENGGFLYIDDDYGLDPYIRREMKKVFPEQEFVELPFSHPIYHIHFDFPNGLPKIHEHDGKPPQGFGLFHNGQLVVFYTYETNISDGWEAPSVHGDPPEKREAALRMGTNILVYALTRLQPPT
- the glyA gene encoding serine hydroxymethyltransferase, translated to MSVLETQDPEVFQAIQKEVERQNNGLELIASENFVSRAVLEAMGSPLTNKYAEGLPGKRYYGGCEYVDLVEELARERARKLFRCEWVNVQPHSGAQANAAVYLATLKPGDTFLGLDLAHGGHLTHGSPVNFSGMLYHAEYYGVEKDGPLAGRIDMDKVRDKARKVRPKLISIGASAYPRDFDYKAFREIADEVGALLWMDMAHTAGLIAAGVLNDPMPYAHIVTTTTHKTLRGPRGGMILIGRDFDNPFGIRAPKSGRLKKMSEVLDSAVFPGTQGGPLMHVIAAKAVSLGEALKPAFKTYAAQVVRNAKAMAEAFLERGYHLVSGGTDNHLVLIDLRNKGLTGKEAETLLGEAGITVNKNMVPYDDKSPFVTSGIRIGTPAMTTRGFKEEEFRQVVDWIDQVLTHPRDEALRRRIRQEVEALCRQFPLYDFVVA
- a CDS encoding DUF4359 domain-containing protein translates to MRIGLVLLLTVAGVLYLYNPKPQAFQEYVQNQVAAHPQQELGGSVIGRAFAGTSAELAAVLSRKAARRDNYYFWSIYTVDPDGDDGEQDYWRFLGIGGQFFLIERPKR